The following is a genomic window from Nicotiana tabacum cultivar K326 chromosome 3, ASM71507v2, whole genome shotgun sequence.
GTCACGATGGATATATACAGGAACAGTGTGTTCATGGATATACTCGAGGCCTCTAGCTGAATCCAGAGCAATTTGCACCCTGGTAGACCATGGCAATGGTGTCCTACCTGGAAATGAATTAGTACATGATCGATATGGAACTGTGAGAGATTTGAAAATTTGATTagacatgatttttttttttttgaatgagaAGAACCGAAGTTACCTAAACCATGCAAGTGTTGGCTTAGGTTTCCATTGTCAACGTATTCGTAGACTAAGCACAAAGATCCTTCAATGCAATATCCTATCAAACGTACCTGCAACAGTTTCAACATGTGAAATATTACCTCATGTTCTCTATGATGTATTAGGTTAAAGAGCAGAACTAAATCACCAATCATGACTCTCATAAGAAAAAAAATCTTGACTTTCTCAAGGAAAATATCACATTAGCTAAATGGCTCAGACCACTAAATGGATTGGAAATATTGAGAAATgcaaaatcctggaaaggaagtTTATCAGTCAAAGAAGGAAATGTCCaccaaatttttgaaaattgcATTAATAGATAGACAAATTTCGTAGGTTAGAGGTACGTATTTACCAAGTTCAAGTGATGAACGTGGGTCAAAACCTTCAATTCAGCAAGGAACTCTTTTGTTGCTTGCATATCCATCTTCTTGATTGCAGCTTTCTGCATATTATTGAGATAAAGGACATTAGCAGGCTAGCAGCATGAAATACAAAACCGAGCTATACTATTTTTTAAACTTAGAGTGGTTCTTTCAATGAACTAGGCAACCTCTAATGTAGACGACAGGATGCAAATATGACATGTATTTAGATTCCCTTACAATTGTGGAATTGTTTGTTCTGCATGCTCATCTTAAAAATTTAACCAGGAGAAAGAAGAAATGCCTGCTGACTAAGAAATAAGCATAACTTTTGATTTTGAACCAAACAATTATTTATATGACGCGATAGTGACATAACAAAGCTGCTGATCAATCTAAGTATCCAAATAACTGCTAAGCATCTCTATCTGACAAGAATAACAACGAACCTCGCCTCTTAACTCTGCATAGTAAACAGATGCAAAACCACCTTGACCAATCTTGTAGGCTGTGCTGAAGTTATCGCTGGCATTAGCTAGTTCTTCATATGAAAATTCCACTGATTTATCCACAGTGATCCTTGGGGGCTCTGGAGAAGCACCCTTATTAAGAGAACCTTGTTCTGAAGAATTCTCTAAATTTGCATGACCTGAGTCATTTAAGGAAAATTTCAAAGTTTGTAGCTAGTTTATAAACTTTTTCGAAGGATGAACTACACGTTGCTTCCACAGAACAGTTAGTTGACCTACTTTCATCATTAACCAGGATCTATATTGCAGGaggcatatattttttttaacaaatggCAAATGGATAATATCTTTAACAAATAAGTCATGCTGATGCTGATTCCTCATTGCCAAAAGCAAGAGGAATGAGAAACAAGAAAAACAGAAACTCTCACCAACAGTTTGATGGGTAAATAAGTATATATTAGGAGATTCAAAACCATAAAAATTACCATGAACGTGCTCATTACTACTATGTTTGTAAGGTGCCATGTCAAGAAATGATTCGTCCTCCGTTTTCCTGCCTTTAATTAAGAAAAGATACAAGAAAACCGCTAAAAGGGCTAGAACAAAAACTGCTGCAACCAATATGCCAGCTATAGCTCCACCCGAAATTCCTGTCAATAACGCACTTCTTAGTAGATTACAATCACGTTCACAACTTCTCGGATACCTCAGACTTGATATGCTGAAAAAGATGTCACCAGAGCACTAAAATAGGGCTAACCTGTTGAGCTGTGAAAAGCAAGAAACCATAATTAGCTACCAATATTATAGCATTGAAACAATAATCAAAAGCTCATTGGGGTTGGAGTAAACCTTGTTGAAGTCCTTAATGGTGGATAAGTTCCATTTTGATCTGCAATACATTTCAGAAAAAAGTGATTTAAGAGAAAAAAATTACAAGATCCGCAAACACTCAGCATGTAACAGGTATTCAAGTGAAAATCCCAAGTTTACTAATTTGTTATACATGTCAAATCATCAAGAAACTCACAACAACTGTTTGTAAATACAGATTGCAAAAGTTGCTCTTCCCTTTATAGTATACAATGAGCATGTTTCCATTTAATGTTTCCGCTGAGATTTCTGTAACAACTCATCCTAATTCGACTAGTCATTcttaaaacaacaaaaaaaaaaaaaaaaaaaaaaaaccagtgtaatcccataaataaggtctggggagggtagtgtgtacgcagagcTTACCCCTGCCTTAtaaaggtagagagactgtttctaaTAGTCTCTCGGCTCTAGTCATTCTTAAGAGATGCTAACAATATGAATATATAGATACCTTAATAGAGATTAATTACCTTTTCCAGGAATGAAAACCAGACCAGTCCCTCTGCTGAAATTTGCTTCAGGATTATAGTCCTCCAACAACTTCTGTGGTAGCTTAAAATCATTGGCTATTGTAGCCAAAGTCTCATTAGGGCGAATCGGATAAGTTATGAATAGACCATAGTCTTTTGACACCTGACTATTCCCACAAGAGCAGTTCACAATAACCTTTACTATAGAATTTACAGGAACATTGTTAGGATCATAACTGTTAGACTTCTGCAACATTTCAACTGTTGTAAGGTTCGAAAAATAAAATCGGTCAATTCTCGGATAAGTAGTACTAGTCTTGACCTGCAAATCAAACTGATGGCCCATGAATTCCCCATTTATACAGCCACATGAGAAGGGAACATTAACTCTGCTTTGGAATTGAATAGTATCTGGTTTGGTTATCTGAGGATTATAACTAAGAATATTTTTTATGGTGGTAGAAAAAGAATAAGATATGAAAGTAAGGTTTGCACCATTCCATAAATAAAACGAAGCTAATGCATCACAATCATCACTACACTGGGATTTAGCCCCCACCCACAGAATGTTCAACACTAATATGCCTAACACTAAATTAAAGCttctattttcttgaaaaatcatGGGAGTTTCAACACTGTACTAGCTGAGAAATAGCTTGGGATTTTTGAACTCTTTAAGAATCTTGTAGAAAGTTACTAGTGGGAAAATGCTGGTAAGGATGGTAAAGATGCCAATGGATGTATTATGGTAGTGTTAGTTGACACTTGACAGGTTCTGTTCTTTTGACTTTTTAACATATTTCAACTTGGCGTAGTCAGAAAAGGGAAGAGTTAGCTTTGAATTTTGCATTATTTTAAGTAGGAGACAAAGAGTTCTAGAGCAGCGGTGCCTAGATGGTATTTCCTGGAAAGTAGAAAGAAAATTAGGTAGTACTATGTTTGTGTTCCATTAGTTGACCCCTTCAGTCAACCCACCATCATTATTGCTTCTAATATGCTTGGATTTTAGCCATGGGCGTTGAAATTTGAACTTGAAATGTCTCAATAAGAAAGATGCTTGGGCTATGCCAAATCTTTTTATCCCCCCCCCCctgtttttcttcctttttagcTTGGGCTACCATATTAGGCCTAGTTATGAGGACTTATATGTTGTAGGTCAGCTGATACTGCTAACAAAATCCTGCATTGTCACAACTTAAAACTTATTTTGGTAACATtcaaacccaaaatagttaaggACAATAATATGAATCTTTTGCCCATTCAAAAATACAGTCTAGGAGCTGAACGTGCAGCTGAAGGAGCATAATTCcaactatttttatgttgatCGTCAACCTATGAGAGGCTTCTATGTTATTCAAACTTGGGGCCGACAATATAAATCTCACACAGATGGAAGGATTTTGGTAACAGTAATACATTAATGTAGTAAACAGTTGAACAATTCATGCCGTCAAAGGCAAGATAGCATCAACGATGGCATGCCAAGAGATAAAACAAAgaagtaaaaaaatatattaaaatttacACATGGATCAAGTATTTCAAATTAGTAGGAGCCGATCAGATTTTGTTGCTTGCCAGAGGGTTACAACTCCAATTGACCCTATTAATATAAGTTATCACTACTAATGAGAATTTCACAAGTAATGACTATGAAACAAACATATAATGACAGAGTCATTTGGGCTTACTTGTTGTTTCTTCTACATCATGAtaatacaaaaatacaaataatttgaCCCAGCAGGCTAAAGGGAAGGAGAAACGTGCAAAGGTAGATAACCTACTTATATTACAATTTACAACTTAAAACTGGAAGATGGCAATAAATTCTACATATGGCAAAAGAAATTAAATAATCAGTCAAGAATGAAGATGGCTATGAATCAGCAAAATATTGAAAACCAGTAGGTGGTACTAATTAGGAAGAAGTTGTTCATATTGGTAAGCTATCTGGAAATGATTCATTTTGGATTCAAAATCAAGGACATTTGTCCTACGAAGATTCTCTAGAGGATATTCTCACAAATATGGTATATATAAACAAATAATACTCCCAAGCATTTTGAGGTTCTTAGGCCTTAGAGGATGCTGGACTGATCACCAGCTGCTATTGCTACCTTCCTGTCATGAGATGGACAAGCCCTTGGTTTTCATAAAAGGAGCCAATATCCCAATCCTCAGTTGAGGATGATATAGTCATTAAAGCTACAACTATGGACCTCATGCTAGGTCTCAACTGCGGATTTTCATGTGTGCAAGCCTTGCCAAGCTGAGCAACCTGCAAACGAAACAACCAACTAATTTACATAGGCGAAAACGCTTAATTTTATTACAAGAATAACAATGAACTTTACCTTGCAGACTGAATCTAGCGGATAGTCATCTAGTTTGGGATCAACCACTTTGCTTAACCCGTCTCTAGCACCATTCTGATTAAGAACATCCTCAAACTGCAAAATATCATTATTGTTAGAAATAGAACAAAATTCTCTGAGTGGTTTAGAGGCTGGAATTTATAGGTAAGACAACGAGGTGACAAGGCATACCAAAGCAACAAGCCCCTTTGATTCAGTTATAACTTCATTCGTCTTGACAATAGCTTCTTTGGCAGATATTAGTTCATAAAGCACTACTCCAAAAGCATAGACATCAACTTTCGGGGAAACATCACCATACTGAGCATACCTGTATGCAAGGCCCATTTAAACAAGATTAactacaaataaaataaataggaaaatacAATGCACAAACCAATCATCAAAATTCCTATTGACAACTATGCTGGGCGAACGACAGTGCTTAATATCAATATTTTACAGGTGATGGAATCCAGCAACATAAGATGAAATAAGTTTTTCTTCCTTACTGTTCGTATCCAAACCTTTAAATTCGTTGAACCTCACTGCTTCTTTATGGTCACAGAGAAGAATTTATCTCTGGTGGTATTATTTAAGATTAGCATCCATGTCTTAACTCTATTAGCATTTAGCAGAAACATCTTGAAAGATATAGTCTTTCCCAAAAGCAAATTTGAATCGGGAATATAATGCAAATGCATTTACAGGTTTTGCAAGAAAGGACTAGCAACTCCTTCAACTTCACTATTCTGCCGTTGATCCAGACCTATGACACAGTACATTTAACTAAGATACTCAACTTTCATGCCTTCTCTAGAATAATGTATGTCCTGAATCTATCCGGATTAACAGCTACATAGAATGACCTGCCAGATGTGAGCAAAagagaggaaaaggaaaagaCTACCAAGTTTTTTCTGCATTTACTTGCTACTGGGGTGGTTCTGAATTTCAGTGTTGAAACAAATAGATACCTTAGCAGACAGAAGCATTACTGCCAGATATCATCATAGaatataaaaactgaaaaaaatactGGTATAAGATGCCAGCTGGAATTAGATGCTTACTCTGGAGGCATGTAACCAAAAGTACCCACAAGCCGAGTATGCAAAGAGGTACTTCCAAATTCAGTTAGCTTTGTAAGTCCAAAGTCGGCTACCTACATAAGAAAAGATCTTTCGATGCATTTATATGACAAGGCTTTGATCTTTAATTTGAAAATCACAATTTTCACAACCTTCGCACGGAAGTCTTTGTCAATCAGAATATTAGCAGATTTAATATCACGGTGGATATATAAAGGAACAGTATGCTCATGGATATATTCGAGTCCTCTAGCTGTATCAAGAGCAATTTGCACCCTGGTAGACCATGACAATGGATTCCGGCCTGGAAGTCAAAGATCGAGATGGATTTACAAGTGAGAAAAATGCAGCAAAGTGATTATATTACATGGTTTACACAGCATAACAGAATTTCACTTACCCGATCCGCGCAAGTGTTCGCCAAGGTTTCCATTTTCAATGTATTCGTAAACTAAGAATAAAGACCCTTCAACACAATATCCAATTAAGCGTACCTGCAATaggttttaaaaataaatgtcaTCTCATGGTCTCAAtcagaacaagtatcttttgccctTTAAAATTGACAGAGAAAGTTCTGTATCTTGCTCACTTTTCAAGGGAATGACCAAGGGGTTGTTGAATAAAGGCACGCATGAAATAAATGAACTATATTCTGATCATTGCACAGAAGATATAACGTGATGCAGGCTCCCAAAGAGGCTCTGTGGTGATTATCATATGtaaatttcattatttttatatttcttaaaCATGGATAGAAAGAATAAATCCAAGCATAGTTAATTCGACATATGGACCAAAGTCCTAAGTCACTGGGACAACACCATATTCTAATAGCTTGATGGCACAGAGCCACGTCACATGGCATTTCTGCATTTTGATTAGTAGAGAATGTGGCATATGAGCTGAATTTGAATGTTGATTACAGAAAATTTTCGATCTCAAAGGAAGTAGAAGCATGTTTGAACTTCGAACCTTGAACCAGCTGCCCGGCTATCTTTACAGGAAACACAAGCACAAAAACAAGAATACCTATACAAGGAACGTCGATACTTTCAATCATTATAAGAAGAATAAACTTACCAAGTTCAAGTGATGAACATGCGTTAAGACTTTCAACTCGGCGAAGAATTCTTTCGATGCTTGCATATCCATTTTCTTAATTGCTGCTCTCTGCATTCAAGTCAGAAGAAGGCCTAAGCTAAAGAAATGGGAAAAGGCAAAGGATACATTTTTTTTCTGATTTAAACGTGTATTACGAATTCATTGAACTATGTTTCATTCAGTGCATACATCTAAGGACTAAGAGTATCAGCCTCCATGACCTCTTTAGATATGATGCTCTGGCTATATAAAGAACAACCACATTTTGAACTCATGTAACTTTGCATGTAAACTTCGGATGATCTAGTAGTCATGGATTTATCTTCTTCACTCATAACTCAAGATCTTTAAGCTACAGTGTTCTCCATGCTCACTACTGATTAGTAATAGTTACTATGCTCTTTTCTGTTAGCCCTGTACCGGTATTGTGAATGAGAAGACATTGACAAATTAAAGTAGCTACCGACAAGTAGTACGagtatttaagtgtgtgtgtgaaATACTATGACAAGAATCTCCACAAACCTTGCCTTTTAACATTCCATAAAAGACTAATCCAAAGCCGCCTTGACCAATCTTATTTTCCATGCTGAAGTTATTTGTAGCCTTAGCAAGTTCCTCATATGAAAATTCCACCGATTTATCCACTGTGATCCCTGTCGGCCTTGGAGAAATAACACCAAATAAAAGACCTGATTCTGTAATTTTCTCCAATTTTGGAGGACCTGATGCATAAAGGATTTCATTAAACCATTCTGATTACTTGGTTTTGAAGACAGTGCTTCATCAATTGTTAATATTATTGATTTGGCAGGTAAATTTGGCTTAACTATAGACGTTTTCAACAAAATATGTATAAGGCTTTCTCACAGTGAACATGATGATTATTCATGGGAAAAGCAAGAGAATCAACAAACATAAACAGCAGAAACTCGCGCTGCATCACTAGTTAAGGATATTTTGTCCACATCTATCTACTTTAAGAAGCAACTACTATCCTTTTTATTGGGGAAAAGATAcattacaataaaaaaaattacttacgTAAGTGCTCATTAAAGTGTTCATCAGATGATCCTTGGAGAAATGATTCCTCCTCTATTTGCTTACTCctataaaacacaaaataaaGGCAAACTGCAAAGATAGTAGCCCCAAAAATAGCTGCCACTATTATACCAGCAATGGCTCCAAGTGAGATTCCTGGCAAAACGGCATCATTTAGCAAGCCATATAGTAATACCAAAATATATGATCATACTTCATGTTTGAACTCATAAGTTGAAATATATCTCATCACAGCAGTACGCGAAGTAGAGTCAACCTTTTGAACTGCAAAACAAAGCAGAGAGAATATTCTCAGATGACTATCTCAGACAAAACAAAACACTAAGTAGATCTCTAGAGCTTATCAAGTTTGGATAAAACCTTGTCTTCAATGATGGAAATTTTCCATATGCATCTGCAATGAgtgtaaaggaaaaaaaaagattacTAGGTCAGCAGTAGGGCAAATTTAACAAATAAAATAATCATTCTTTACcgtgaatttttttttcatccaTATCAAATcatttgaaaagaagaaaaaaccttTGGAGCTTCTGCACAGTAAAACAACTTGCAGTACTTACCCAAAAACCACCTACTTTACCAGATTGTTTTTAAGTATTAAAGCATTACTTGCTAACATTCCATCCAATTTAATAGCTGATCATTATTATAGCTGGCCTTAATTTCTTGATCAATTGGATTTTGAATATGCTAAGCTTATATATTAGTCGAAGGGGAGCCTtgactggtaaagttgttgtcatgtgaccaggaggtcacgagttcaagccgtggaacagcctcttgcagaaatgcagggtaaggctgcgtagaatagacccttgtggttcgacccttccccggaccctgcgcatagcgcgagcttagtgcaccgagctgCCCTTTTTATATATTAGTGTAACCTAGTATATTAAACAAATGAATTACATTTTGCAGGAGCAAAACCAATTCAATTGTTTATTCCTCTACCAACTTCCGAGCAGTTAAATCACTGAATATTTATAAGATCGTATTTCACATGCATTATTCCTCAAGCGGAGACGGATCCAAGCTTTTTAGGATCAGAACTCCAGAGCATCGCTGCACGCTCACACGCTACTCTTTTGTAATCCGGCATTAGACAGTAATTAGTTAGTCACATCTACTTATTGTAAATATACATAATTTTAGGATTTTCCAACTGTGTATAGCTCGAACAAAACAACACAAGCTACAAGCCTACAACGGAGCTACATCAGTTCCTATCCTCGAAAAAATTCATTGCGACATTTAGTCGAGCAATATCAGGTAATACAGGGTAGTATTAACAGTTAAATTAAAACAACAAATAGATAATACCATTCATTCCCCATAATAACCACATGATTCAAGTCCTGCCCCGAAAAAGAGATTTAACACCAAAATGTCCAAAATCCACACACAGCTCTCCTTTTCTTGgtttaacacacacacacacaatgtAATTGGCTCGGTGTAGACTCTTTCCAAAATGAATCACACAAAAGTGAAAATCAAGCATTATGGTCGTCAATGTCCTTAATGGCCCTAGTTCTATAGCGTCTGCTGTGCTTCTGCAAACTTCCAGCTCTAGCTCTGTCAGCTGCATTATACCACTCATCTTCTTCCATTGCAGAGACTTGAGCATTATCGGATTCCACGGCAACAATGCTAAGGGGAATTGTTTTTCTCACTTGCATTTGTTCTGCCTTAGCGCCCTGCTTGGTGAAGGGGCCAGCAGGCTCCTGCTGCTTCATTCTCGGGTTAAATGTAGGAAATTTCTGGAAATTAGT
Proteins encoded in this region:
- the LOC107762365 gene encoding lysM domain receptor-like kinase 3, whose translation is MSIRTKTIRLTLQLSLSFFLFIFINGEAKCRNGCDMALASYHVWPGANLTYISHIFNRTIPDILKYNPEITNQDSITSNTRINVPFSCDCLNGDFLGHTFVYKTVFGDTYKKVATMVLANLTTEYWLKRVNTYDPINIPDYAMINVTVNCSCGDRDVSDDYGLFATYPLRRGENLSTVAMESVVPAELLEKFNPGLDFGSGSGIVFVPARDAYGKFPSLKTSSKGISLGAIAGIIVAAIFGATIFAVCLYFVFYRSKQIEEESFLQGSSDEHFNEHLRPPKLEKITESGLLFGVISPRPTGITVDKSVEFSYEELAKATNNFSMENKIGQGGFGLVFYGMLKGKRAAIKKMDMQASKEFFAELKVLTHVHHLNLVRLIGYCVEGSLFLVYEYIENGNLGEHLRGSGRNPLSWSTRVQIALDTARGLEYIHEHTVPLYIHRDIKSANILIDKDFRAKVADFGLTKLTEFGSTSLHTRLVGTFGYMPPEYAQYGDVSPKVDVYAFGVVLYELISAKEAIVKTNEVITESKGLVALFEDVLNQNGARDGLSKVVDPKLDDYPLDSVCKVAQLGKACTHENPQLRPSMRSIVVALMTISSSTEDWDIGSFYENQGLVHLMTGR
- the LOC107762357 gene encoding lysM domain receptor-like kinase 3; translation: MIFQENRSFNLVLGILVLNILWVGAKSQCSDDCDALASFYLWNGANLTFISYSFSTTIKNILSYNPQITKPDTIQFQSRVNVPFSCGCINGEFMGHQFDLQVKTSTTYPRIDRFYFSNLTTVEMLQKSNSYDPNNVPVNSIVKVIVNCSCGNSQVSKDYGLFITYPIRPNETLATIANDFKLPQKLLEDYNPEANFSRGTGLVFIPGKDQNGTYPPLRTSTSALLTGISGGAIAGILVAAVFVLALLAVFLYLFLIKGRKTEDESFLDMAPYKHSSNEHVHGHANLENSSEQGSLNKGASPEPPRITVDKSVEFSYEELANASDNFSTAYKIGQGGFASVYYAELRGEKAAIKKMDMQATKEFLAELKVLTHVHHLNLVRLIGYCIEGSLCLVYEYVDNGNLSQHLHGLGRTPLPWSTRVQIALDSARGLEYIHEHTVPVYIHRDIKSANILIDKNFRAKVADFGLTKLIETEGSMHTRLVGTFGYMAPEYGQFGDVSLKTDVYAFGVVLYELISAKQAIIRASEIATESKGLVTMFEDVLKEIDPREGICKLVDPKLGDDYPLDSVWKVALLAKSCTHENPQLRPSMRSIVVALMTISSSTADWNIAAFYENQGLAHLMSGR